One window of the Nitrospirota bacterium genome contains the following:
- the ispH gene encoding 4-hydroxy-3-methylbut-2-enyl diphosphate reductase, with protein sequence MIEIEIAHHSGFCFGVKEAIVKATEAAAHSTLPTKSYGPLIHNPQEIKRLQDQYGIEKVESFDEFFDGNLVIRAHGVPPEEYEKAKGNNLNVIDATCRFVVDVQEYAIEFCKRGYHLIVVGEKHHAEVKGIVGHALHACPDAEVSVIENLNDLLELNPEKAGIVFQTTQEYSKFKRFEQHLKESQKKNWKIKNTICGATKSNQYSADELARRVDLMLVIGGRNSGNTQRLAEICQKYTRTYYIETRDELIPDWFNSVTKVGITAGASTPQWLIDEVVEQVQTFGSSGDRSL encoded by the coding sequence ATGATTGAAATTGAAATTGCACATCATTCAGGATTCTGTTTTGGCGTCAAGGAAGCCATCGTCAAAGCCACCGAGGCTGCTGCACACTCGACGCTTCCGACTAAGTCTTACGGTCCCTTGATTCATAATCCTCAGGAAATCAAGAGGCTTCAGGATCAATACGGAATTGAAAAAGTGGAATCCTTTGACGAGTTTTTTGATGGAAATCTTGTTATCCGTGCCCACGGGGTTCCGCCGGAGGAATATGAAAAAGCGAAAGGAAATAATCTTAATGTCATTGATGCAACCTGCCGGTTTGTCGTCGATGTTCAGGAATATGCCATTGAATTTTGCAAAAGAGGATACCACTTGATTGTCGTCGGTGAAAAGCACCATGCGGAAGTCAAAGGAATTGTAGGTCATGCCCTTCATGCCTGTCCCGATGCAGAGGTCAGTGTGATTGAGAACTTGAATGATCTACTGGAACTCAATCCGGAAAAGGCTGGCATTGTTTTTCAAACGACCCAGGAATACAGCAAATTCAAGCGATTCGAACAGCATTTAAAAGAAAGCCAGAAAAAGAACTGGAAAATAAAAAATACGATTTGCGGCGCTACCAAAAGCAATCAATATTCAGCAGACGAGTTGGCTCGACGGGTCGATCTCATGCTGGTCATCGGAGGCAGGAATAGCGGTAATACTCAGAGGCTTGCCGAGATTTGTCAAAAATATACACGCACATATTATATTGAGACCCGTGACGAACTGATACCGGATTGGTTCAATTCCGTTACGAAAGTGGGTATTACTGCAGGTGCTTCGACGCCCCAATGGCTTATTGACGAAGTCGTAGAACAGGTTCAGACATTCGGGTCCTCCGGAGATCGATCTTTATAA
- a CDS encoding HAD family phosphatase, with amino-acid sequence MAVNHLIFDLGNTLINFNLHLASERLAKEFQMPEEEIYHYLFRSDFFVQFEKGDIGPVELVSKFNQKFDQDLTVSAFDDAFSPIFSPRTEMISLVETLVGKYELSILSNTNVLHWRYLEGNYPFLMQFDNRFYSFIMRALKPNPDIFNRVLSQTRTEPGECLFIDDLEIHVEGARRSGIDAIHFQGEEKLRDTLREKGIN; translated from the coding sequence TTGGCAGTTAATCACCTGATATTCGATCTCGGAAACACTCTGATTAACTTCAATCTTCACCTCGCTTCAGAAAGGCTTGCGAAGGAATTTCAAATGCCGGAAGAGGAAATATATCATTACCTCTTCCGGTCCGATTTTTTTGTCCAGTTTGAGAAGGGAGATATCGGTCCCGTCGAACTGGTGTCCAAATTCAATCAAAAGTTTGACCAGGATTTGACCGTCTCCGCATTTGATGACGCTTTTTCTCCTATCTTTTCTCCGCGGACCGAAATGATAAGCTTAGTCGAAACCCTGGTCGGGAAATATGAACTCTCGATTCTCTCGAATACCAATGTCTTGCACTGGCGGTATCTCGAGGGGAACTATCCTTTCCTGATGCAGTTTGACAATCGATTCTATTCTTTTATCATGCGGGCATTGAAACCCAATCCTGATATTTTCAATAGGGTACTGTCACAGACGCGAACCGAACCCGGTGAATGTCTGTTTATTGACGATCTTGAAATACATGTCGAAGGAGCACGACGTTCGGGAATTGACGCAATACACTTTCAGGGGGAGGAGAAACTTAGAGATACCTTGCGTGAAAAAGGAATCAATTAG
- a CDS encoding VIT1/CCC1 transporter family protein — protein sequence MQKYHQEDWHTPEGKLLRDVIFGLNDGLVTSIGFVSGVTGAVFQTKVIILTGIAQLAAGGVAMYIGAYLSNKSQQEFFYKEIAREKREIKEIPEVEKQEIRDIYDQMGFKRDEIEMIVNRITSDEKLWVRFMMREELGILEEEMENPMKAGMIMGGTFLAGGIFPLIPYFFFEDTLLALKTSILLSVFVFFMIGVGKSSLTKTNWFKSGMQVTLLGGLAALVGYLIGKGISFIL from the coding sequence TTGCAAAAATATCACCAGGAAGATTGGCACACTCCTGAAGGAAAATTGCTTCGGGATGTTATTTTCGGACTGAATGATGGCCTGGTCACCTCAATCGGCTTTGTGTCAGGGGTAACCGGAGCGGTTTTTCAAACCAAGGTGATCATCCTGACGGGAATCGCCCAGCTTGCGGCAGGCGGTGTCGCAATGTATATTGGCGCTTATCTTTCAAACAAGTCCCAGCAAGAGTTTTTCTACAAGGAGATCGCGCGGGAAAAAAGAGAAATAAAGGAGATTCCTGAAGTAGAAAAGCAGGAAATTCGGGATATTTATGACCAGATGGGTTTTAAACGGGACGAAATCGAAATGATCGTCAATCGAATTACTTCCGATGAAAAACTGTGGGTGAGGTTTATGATGAGAGAAGAACTTGGCATTCTTGAAGAAGAAATGGAAAATCCGATGAAAGCGGGGATGATCATGGGTGGAACCTTCCTGGCAGGCGGAATTTTCCCTTTGATACCTTACTTTTTTTTTGAGGATACTCTTCTGGCGCTTAAGACAAGCATTCTTCTTTCTGTTTTCGTTTTCTTTATGATTGGAGTCGGAAAATCTTCTTTAACCAAGACGAACTGGTTTAAAAGCGGTATGCAAGTCACTTTATTGGGAGGTTTAGCAGCGCTGGTGGGGTATTTGATCGGCAAGGGTATCTCTTTTATACTTTAA
- a CDS encoding 1-acyl-sn-glycerol-3-phosphate acyltransferase, whose amino-acid sequence MSGIRGFLIKCWCGIGIGFWIIVFKVFNKIEILGKDNRPQYGEKSILLLSNHISAIDPFLIAVTSYTIFSPVRWRAPAKEELFHYPVVRNIISAWGAFPVRRGKGDTVAMKQMAEMLKESVMVIFPEGTRSRDGCLLTGRPGVGKIIWEAKPDRIIPVVVEGTNWILPKGRIIPVRGKKTRIYYGAPVEFKPYEPACPTLETSQKMVDFVIDRLKKMQEEMHFKFQEE is encoded by the coding sequence ATGTCCGGGATACGCGGCTTTCTAATCAAATGCTGGTGCGGAATAGGAATCGGTTTCTGGATCATTGTTTTCAAAGTCTTCAACAAAATCGAAATCCTTGGAAAAGATAACCGGCCTCAATATGGAGAGAAATCTATTCTTCTCCTCTCCAATCATATCTCGGCGATCGATCCCTTTCTCATTGCGGTTACCTCCTATACGATTTTTTCTCCGGTTCGATGGCGCGCTCCCGCAAAGGAGGAATTGTTTCATTATCCGGTTGTCCGAAATATCATTTCGGCCTGGGGCGCATTTCCCGTTCGGCGGGGAAAAGGAGACACGGTTGCTATGAAGCAGATGGCTGAAATGTTAAAAGAGAGTGTCATGGTCATATTCCCCGAAGGGACCCGTTCGCGGGATGGTTGTTTATTGACTGGGAGGCCCGGAGTCGGAAAAATAATCTGGGAGGCAAAGCCCGACAGAATCATTCCGGTTGTGGTTGAGGGAACCAACTGGATACTTCCAAAAGGGAGGATCATTCCCGTAAGAGGGAAAAAAACAAGGATTTATTATGGGGCTCCTGTAGAATTCAAACCTTATGAACCCGCCTGTCCTACCCTTGAAACCAGTCAGAAAATGGTGGATTTTGTGATCGATCGTCTAAAAAAGATGCAGGAAGAGATGCATTTCAAGTTTCAGGAAGAATAG
- a CDS encoding FIST C-terminal domain-containing protein, with amino-acid sequence MLKVGVGISKHKESDYAAREAGSAAMKQAGIKKADLILVFATSHYHHDYLLILNVLHDLATPKQLCGCSAYGVLTEKEEVEQGPSIVVLALSSKSIVVDTFLIQNIFNRQTEAGAEVSRLLASDSRVSPLMLLFPDTFNFQFDHFYQGFLNAIQSSNDPIPEMIGGGASEDGSSNETFQFHGRGVTSNAIAGLLISGNFQYEAGVTHACHPIGTPLMVTKSKGNVVYEICGKPATQSFTELFKDKLHHQEELEDAASLILVGLGFNPCNTSLQNKEYVVRNILSLNPEEGTLTVSGHIEEGKVISYMVRDPKRAYQEAEEMVTALASKFPDNVPKFGIYINCCGRGNSLYGKKNVDTALIRKHFGNMPLIGFFSYAEIAPTSCGPQWHNYSGVLVVFSETRLVEY; translated from the coding sequence ATGCTTAAAGTCGGAGTTGGAATTTCAAAACATAAAGAATCTGATTATGCCGCCAGAGAAGCGGGTTCGGCGGCCATGAAACAAGCAGGCATTAAAAAGGCAGATTTAATCCTGGTTTTCGCCACCTCTCATTATCACCACGACTATCTCCTCATTTTAAATGTTTTACATGACCTCGCTACTCCAAAACAGCTCTGCGGATGTTCGGCATATGGTGTCCTGACCGAAAAAGAAGAAGTCGAACAGGGGCCTTCTATTGTCGTTCTGGCGCTCTCATCGAAATCCATAGTCGTAGATACCTTTCTCATACAGAATATCTTCAACAGGCAGACCGAGGCAGGAGCAGAGGTATCGAGACTTCTTGCGTCAGATTCTCGTGTGAGTCCGCTCATGCTTCTTTTTCCAGATACCTTTAATTTCCAGTTCGATCATTTTTATCAAGGCTTTCTAAACGCGATACAATCCTCCAACGACCCTATTCCTGAAATGATTGGAGGAGGAGCATCTGAAGATGGAAGTTCGAATGAGACGTTCCAGTTCCATGGACGTGGCGTCACGTCAAACGCGATCGCGGGGCTTCTGATTTCCGGTAATTTTCAATACGAAGCCGGAGTGACCCACGCCTGCCATCCGATTGGAACGCCTTTGATGGTTACGAAATCAAAAGGGAATGTCGTCTACGAGATTTGCGGCAAGCCTGCCACCCAATCCTTTACAGAACTGTTCAAGGATAAGTTGCATCACCAGGAGGAGTTGGAAGACGCTGCATCTCTTATTCTTGTCGGCTTGGGGTTCAACCCCTGCAATACCTCGCTTCAGAATAAGGAATATGTGGTTCGAAATATACTCTCTCTCAATCCGGAAGAAGGAACACTGACTGTCAGCGGCCATATCGAGGAGGGGAAAGTGATCTCTTACATGGTTCGCGACCCGAAGCGGGCCTATCAAGAGGCTGAGGAAATGGTGACCGCGCTTGCCAGCAAGTTCCCGGACAATGTCCCGAAATTTGGCATTTATATCAATTGCTGCGGCCGGGGAAATTCGCTCTATGGCAAAAAAAATGTCGATACCGCACTCATTCGAAAACATTTCGGAAATATGCCGCTGATCGGATTCTTCAGCTACGCAGAGATCGCCCCGACTTCATGCGGACCACAATGGCATAACTATTCAGGCGTTCTTGTTGTCTTTTCGGAAACACGCCTTGTGGAATATTAG